A section of the Humulus lupulus chromosome 2, drHumLupu1.1, whole genome shotgun sequence genome encodes:
- the LOC133815608 gene encoding uncharacterized protein LOC133815608 has product MEFGTAKLLRTAIKKYFIESNREFKYVSNDMRRIRVKCKAKQCPWLLYASVSRADNTTFKVQTLVDNHNCGLALNNSHADAPWLSKYFLEQFRINPDMKYKTFREMTTKTKYSHVSNWVFYRAKARAKILLEGSVSEQYAILEDYCKMILATNPGSTAIIKSNMVEGKMIFERVYICLKACKEGFRSGCRPLIGLDGCFLKGYCKGLLLAAVGIDATNSMYPIAYAVCEKENTNNWSWFLELLKEDLDIDRPSQFAMMSDRQKGLENAIASVFEGAEVRNCVRHLHSNFKKDHPGLLLKQQLWAAAKATTIPEFQKRMRELRETSENAYNWLALKTPSEWSRSHFSEMVKCDMLLNNLCESFNAAIVDARDKPIITLLEKIRYWLMSRFFNKRERIIYPMPSLEQWPETGLNPIYPPFETNLPGRPKKARRRESDKPPLSSTKTRRFGQIHLCRKCKQPSHTSKTCPNPTNAQVPAKKKRGRAPAANPTEATKKRKERLTKQKQSFSQQGGPKTRARQHDLSQQGGPSTRST; this is encoded by the exons ATGGAATTTGGGACTGCAAAACTACTGAGGACAGCTATTAAAAAGTACTTTATTGAAAGTAATAGAGAGTTTAAATATGTAAGCAATGACATGAGAAGAATTAGGGTCAAATGCAAAGCTAAACAATGTCCTTGGTTGTTGTATGCAAGTGTTTCAAGAGCTGACAACACTACTTTCAAAGTGCAGACTTTAGTAGATAACCACAACTGTGGTTTGGCCCTTAATAATAGTCATGCCGATGCTCCCTGGTTGTCTAAGTATTTTTTAGAGCAATTCAGAATCAATCCAGATATGAAGTATAAGACTTTTAGAGAGATGACAACTAAAACCAAGTACTCACATGTTTCTAATTGGGTATTCTACAGGGCAAAGGCCAGAGCAAAAATATTGCTTGAAGGTAGTGTCTCTGAGCAATATGCTATCTTGGAAGACTACTGCAAAATGATATTGGCTACAAACCCAGGTAGCACTGCCATCATCAAATCAAATATGGTAGAAGGAAAAATGATATTTGAGAGGGTATATATCTGCTTAAAAGCTTGTAAGGAAGGTTTCAGATCTGGCTGTAGACCACTCATTGGTCTTGATGGGTGCTTCCTCAAAGGGTATTGTAAAGGATTGCTTTTGGCTGCAGTAGGAATAGATGCAACAAACTCAATGTATCCTATTGCTTATGCAGTTTGTGAGAAAGAAAACACTAACAATTGGTCTTGGTTTTTAGAATTGTTGAAGGAAGATCTAGATATTGACAGGCCTTCTCAGTTTGCTATGATGAGCGATAGACAGAAAGGGTTGGAGAATGCTATTGCTTCTGTTTTTGAGGGTGCAGAGGTGAGAAATTGTGTTAGGCACTTGCATTCCAACTTCAAGAAAGACCACCCAGGTTTGTTATTGAAACAACAACTATGGGCAGCAGCAAAGGCAACCACTATTCCAGAGTTTCAAAAGAGGATGAGAGAGTTAAGGGAAACTAGTGAAAATGCTTACAACTGGTTGGCACTAAAGACTCCATCCGAGTGGTCTAGGTCACATTTTAGTGAAATGGTGAAATGTGATATGTTGTTAAACAACCTTTGTGAATCTTTTAATGCTGCAATAGTTGATGCTAGAGACAAGCCGATAATTACTTTGCTAGAAAAGATTCGTTATTGGCTAATGAGTCGGTTTTTCAATAAGAGGGAAA GAATCATATACCCTATGCCAAGCCTAGAGCAGTGGCCAGAGACTGGTTTGAACCCTATATACCCACCTTTTGAAACTAATCTGCCAGGGAGACCAAAAAAGGCCAGAAGAAGAGAGTCTGATAAACCACCCCTAAGTTCAACAAAAACTCGAAGGTTTGGTCAGATCCACTTGTGCAGAAAGTGCAAACAGCCAAGCCACACAAGCAAAACATGCCCCAACCCAACAAATGCTCAG GTTCCTGCTAAAAAGAAAAGGGGTAGGGCACCGGCTGCAAATCCCACTGAagcaacaaagaaaagaaaagaacgatTGACAAAGCAAAAACAAAGCTTTTCTCAGCAAGGGGGTCCCAAAACTCGAGCCAGACAACATGACCTTTCTCAGCAAGGTGGTCCTTCGACTAGGTCCACATAA
- the LOC133819588 gene encoding transcription factor MYB108: MDVKVNNGGRSSCTNSSSSNSSVQSEQEEMNSDLRRGPWTVEEDLTLINYIANNGEGRWNSLARCAGLKRTGKSCRLRWLNYLRPDVRRGNITLEEQLLILELHSRWGNRWSKIAQNLPGRTDNEIKNYWRTRVQKHAKQLKCDVNSKQFKDTMRYLWMPRLVERIQAAASSSTATATTASTTTTANTDHHHHQFNNNMASTAFLNQSPPPPGQAAAAVVMPMNNDHHHHQSFGGTYTPENSSTTAASSDSFGTQVSPVSELTTENNYYVPTMVNNNPNNPNDHYFQAGDYSTDYYHQQQQQAMTTTTDHQQLGFEHYQGSSLEQNNSINYYNWNTTTTDLDQCMDPSENLWDAEDFWLLQQAQLNINGI, encoded by the exons atggaTGTTAAAGTAAATAATGGAGGGAGATCAAGCTGTACTAACTCATCTTCATCAAACTCATCTGTTCAAAGTGAGCAAGAAGAGATGAACTCAGACCTTAGGAGAGGTCCATGGACTGTTGAAGAAGACCTCACTCTCATCAATTACATTGCTAATAACGGTGAAGGTCGCTGGAACTCCCTTGCTCGCTGCGcag GTCTGAAGAGAACTGGAAAGAGCTGTCGATTAAGGTGGCTAAACTATCTCCGTCCAGATGTTCGACGTGGAAATATCACTCTCGAAGAACAACTCCTCATCCTTGAGCTCCATTCTCGCTGGGGAAAccg GTGGTCCAAAATCGCTCAAAACTTGCCTGGAAGAACAGATAACGAGATCAAAAACTACTGGAGAACCCGAGTCCAAAAACATGCCAAGCAGCTCAAATGTGACGTGAACAGTAAGCAATTCAAAGACACCATGCGCTATCTCTGGATGCCAAGGCTGGTCGAGAGAATTCAAGCCGCCGCCTCCTCctccaccgccaccgccaccactGCCAGTACCACTACCACTGCTAATACcgatcaccaccaccaccaattCAATAACAACATGGCCAGTACTGCTTTTCTCAACCAGTCTCCACCACCACCGGGACAAGCCGCGGCGGCGGTAGTTATGCCAATGAATAACGATCACCACCACCATCAAAGCTTTGGCGGCACTTACACGCCGGAGAACTCTAGCACTACGGCTGCTTCTTCTGACTCGTTTGGGACTCAGGTTTCGCCGGTGTCGGAGTTGACTACGGAGAATAACTACTATGTCCCGACAATGGTGAATAATAATCCGAATAACCCTAATGATCACTACTTCCAAGCTGGTGATTACAGTACTGATTATTATCATCAACAACAGCAACAGGCCATGACTACTACTACTGATCATCAACAATTAGGGTTTGAGCATTACCAAGGTTCGTCGTTGGAGCAGAATAATAGTATCAATTACTACAACTGGAACACTACGACTACTGATCTAGACCAATGCATGGACCCATCTGAGAATTTGTGGGATGCTGAGGATTTTTGGCTTCTTCAACAAGCGCAGCTCAACATAAATGgcatttaa